One Setaria viridis chromosome 7, Setaria_viridis_v4.0, whole genome shotgun sequence genomic region harbors:
- the LOC117865277 gene encoding putative UPF0496 protein 2 — METPVRAQGPLNIEEEYNNTLRTQSNACFLSKKQQSEEEMEVLHDNHQGLISPMLQDMVLHRRTSSEIELAMAGYFDASAEASEMCRQLLRSIKSTQSNYQSMESFLASMSDGSARELVRSNPFCTMTRSNFRQIHERYSSILQSIRSSHRRVTRKLRMVKAIKKLSRTCVLMVCGAAAAGTIGAAAHLLFFGLLIVPAAAGLCPAALRRRRLSARTAARELRPGGMTSLVRLREQLDTAAKGTYVLGRDLDTVSHLVARLSDGIERENAMARRCAERAGDRCPVQEMVGELRRSCSSSRRLADELEEHVCLCLATIHRVRLLVIQEISKQPWI; from the coding sequence ATGGAAACGCCGGTGCGCGCGCAAGGACCCTTGAACATAGAGGAAGAGTACAACAACACTCTGCGGACGCAATCGAACGCATGCTTCCTGTCAAAGAAACAGCAATCTGAGGAAGAAATGGAGGTTCTTCATGACAATCATCAGGGTCTCATCTCCCCAATGCTCCAGGACATGGTGCTACACCGAAGAACATCTTCAGAGATCGAGCTCGCAATGGCGGGCTACTTCGATGCCAGCGCCGAGGCCTCGGAGATGTGCAGGCAGCTGCTCAGGAGTATCAAGAGCACCCAAAGCAACTACCAATCGATGGAGAGCTTCCTTGCAAGCATGTCAGACGGTAGCGCCCGGGAGCTCGTCAGAAGCAACCCTTTCTGCACCATGACGCGAAGCAACTTCAGGCAGATCCATGAAAGGTACTCCTCCATTCTCCAGAGCATCAGGTCAAGCCACAGGAGAGTGACCAGGAAGCTCCGGATGGTGAAGGCCATCAAGAAGCTCTCGAGGACGTGCGTCCTCATGGTctgcggcgcggccgcggcgggcaccatcggcgccgccgcgcactTGCTGTTCTTCGGCCTGCTGATCGTGCCGGCAGCCGCGGGACTCTGCCCGGCGGCGCTCAGGAGAAGGCGGCTctcggcgaggacggcggcgagggagctGCGGCCCGGCGGGATGACGTCGCTGGTGCGGCTGCGGGAGCAGCTTGACACCGCGGCGAAGGGCACGTACGTCCTCGGCAGGGACCTCGACACGGTGAGCCACCTCGTGGCGCGGCTCTCCGACGGCATCGAGCGGGAGAACGCCATGGCGAGGCGGTGCGCGGAGAGGGCGGGCGACAGGTGCCCGGTGCAGGAGATGGTGGGCGAGCTGAGGAGGAGCTGCTCGAGCTCAAGGAGGCTTGCCGATGAGCTGGAGGAGCACGTGTGCCTGTGCCTTGCCACCATACATAGGGTTAGGCTTTTGGTGATCCAAGAGATCTCGAAGCAGCCATGGATATGA
- the LOC117864701 gene encoding putative UPF0496 protein 2: MEMNMPAHAQAALLDIEQEYSSMLRTQSNARFLFKKYQSEEEMEALLETQKDLIPPALHNIMVHRRTSSEIERAMADYFDASTEAIEICRQLLRNIKDTQSNYQSMDSFLASITDSTASTSASAPLALKSFPVTSNPFCTTTRSNFRQIHDKYSSILQSIRSSHRKLGRKLKIMKAFKKLSRAFLVMACGGASAAAIGAASHRLFFGVLIGAAAAGLLPIALKRRIAGKARKEKGSSKTCMSLLRLQEQLDTAAKGTYVLGQDLDTVSNLVVRLSDGIERENAMARCCEERSGERSSVLEMVNELRRSCSSSRRLTDELEEHVCLLLATIHKARILVIQEISKKA, from the coding sequence ATGGAGATGAATATGCCGGCGCATGCTCAGGCAGCCCTGCTAGACATAGAGCAGGAGTACAGCAGCATGCTGCGCACTCAATCCAATGCGCGCTTCTTGTTCAAGAAATACCAATCTGAGGAAGAAATGGAAGCTCTTCTTGAGACCCAGAAGGACCTCATCCCTCCGGCGCTTCATAACATCATGGTGCACCGAAGAACATCTTCAGAGATCGAGCGCGCAATGGCCGATTACTTCGACGCAAGCACGGAGGCCATTGAGATCTGCAGGCAGCTGCTCCGGAACATCAAGGACACCCAAAGCAACTACCAGTCGATGGACAGCTTCCTTGCAAGCATCACAGACAGCACGGCCAGTACTAGTGCGAGTGCTCCCCTTGCACTTAAGTCTTTCCCTGTCACAAGCAACCCTTTCTGCACCACAACTCGGAGCAACTTCAGGCAGATCCACGACAAGTACTCCTCCATACTCCAGAGCATCAGATCGAGCCACCGGAAATTAGGGAGGAAGCTCAAGATCATGAAGGCGTTCAAGAAGCTCTCGCGTGCCTTCCTCGTCATGGCGTGCGGCGGGGCGTCTGCGGCCGCCATCGGCGCGGCGTCGCACCGGCTGTTCTTCGGCGTCCTGATCGGGGCGGCAGCCGCGGGGCTCTTGCCGATCGCGCTCAAAAGGAGGATCGCTGGGAAGGCTAGGAAAGAGAAGGGGTCCAGCAAGACCTGCATGTCCTTGCTGCGGCTGCAGGAGCAGCTCGACACCGCGGCGAAGGGGACTTACGTTCTCGGCCAGGACCTTGACACGGTGAGCAACCTCGTGGTGCGGCTCTCCGATGGCATCGAGCGGGAGAACGCCATGGCGAGGTGCTGCGAGGAAAGATCGGGCGAGAGGAGCTCGGTGCTTGAGATGGTGAACGAGCTGAGGAGGAGCTGCTCGAGCTCCAGGAGGCTTACTGACGAGCTGGAGGAGCATGTCTGCCTGCTCCTTGCCACCATACATAAGGCTAGAATTTTGGTGATCCAAGAGATCTCCAAGAAAGCGTGA
- the LOC117864702 gene encoding LOW QUALITY PROTEIN: UPF0481 protein At3g47200 (The sequence of the model RefSeq protein was modified relative to this genomic sequence to represent the inferred CDS: substituted 1 base at 1 genomic stop codon) has product MDLSSSAQALYASTIADRSHVICPDPKERIFATVQAPVFSRHGELXVAPYVRRDMLMIENQLPLLVLQQLVAFLHGASAATDDAINNMVLDFVKLNHNSPVVTGGVLALHALDVCHRSLLRGPPRPSRTGPLDEFVPSATELHQAGVRFRPSRTRTTRSCCLHDMRFHRGVLHIPELAVDDTTGHKLLSLMAFEQLHAGRGANNEVTAYVFFNVIKSAADARLLSAAGVLRNGLGSDKAVAEMFNRLATEAVLDRRSRLHDVHAAVNAYRGARWNEWRASLVQNHAGNPWAIISLAVAFVLLVLTVVQTVYTVLPYLDQKQQQTVAAGAGIGLLQEL; this is encoded by the exons ATGGACCTCTCCTCATCGGCCCAGGCTTTATATGCGAGCACCATAGCTGATAGAAGTCATGTCATTTGTCCTGATCCTAAG GAGAGAATTTTTGCGACAGTTCAG gccCCCGTCTTCAGCCGGCACGGCGAGCTGTAAGTGGCGCCGTACGTGCGGCGCGACATGCTCATGATCGAGAACCAGCTGCCGCTGCTCGTCCTCCAGCAGCTCGTCGCCTTCCTGCACGGCGCGTCAGCCGCG ACCGACGACGCGATCAACAACATGGTGCTGGATTTCGTGAAGCTGAACCACAACTCGCCGGTGGTCACCGGCGGCGTCCTGGCGCTCCACGCCCTGGACGTCTGCCACCGGAGCCTGCTCCGCGGCCCTCCCCGGCCGTCCCGCACGGGGCCGCTGGACGAGTTCGTCCCCTCGGCGACGGAGCTCCACCAGGCGGGGGTCCGTTTCCGCCCGAGCCGGACACGGACGACGCGCAGCTGCTGCCTCCACGACATGCGCTTCCACCGCGGCGTGCTCCACATCCCGGAGCTCGCCGTCGACGACACCACGGGGCACAAGCTCCTGAGCCTGATGGCGTTCGAGCAGCTGCACGCGGGGCGGGGCGCCAATAACGAGGTGACGGCATACGTGTTCTTCAACGTGATCAAGTCGGCGGCGGACGCGCGGCTGCtgtccgccgccggcgtgctccGGAACGGCCTCGGCAGCGacaaggcggtggcggagatgtTCAACCGGCTGGCGACCGAGGCCGTGCTGGACCGGCGCAGCAGGCTCCACGACGTGCACGCCGCCGTCAACGCCTACCGCGGGGCGCGGTGGAACGAGTGGCGCGCCAGCCTCGTCCAGAACCACGCCGGGAACCCGTGGGCGATCAtctccctcgccgtcgccttcgtcctcctcgtcctcaccGTCGTGCAGACCGTCTACACCGTGCTGCCGTACCTCGACCAGAAGCAACAACAgacggtggccgccggcgccggcattgGCTTGCTCCAGGAACTGTGA
- the LOC117862704 gene encoding abscisic stress-ripening protein 3, producing the protein MAEEKHHHHLFHHHKEEESSGEVDYEKKEKHHKHMEQLGGLGAIAAGAYALHEKHKAKKDPENEHGHRIKEEVAAVAAVGSAGYAFHERHEKKDAKKHGHN; encoded by the exons ATGGCCGaggagaagcaccaccaccacctgttCCACCACcacaaggaggaggagagctccGGCGAGGTCGACTAcgagaagaaggagaagcacCACAAGCACATGGAGCAGCTCGGCGGCCTTGGTGCCATTGCCGCCGGCGCATACGCTCTG CATGAGAAGCACAAGGCCAAGAAGGACCCCGAGAACGAGCACGGCCACCGGAtcaaggaggaggtggccgccgtcgccgccgtgggctCCGCTGGCTACGCCTTCCACGAGCGCCACGAGAAGAAGGACGCCAAGAAGCACGGCCACAACTGA
- the LOC117865640 gene encoding uncharacterized protein has product MADEYGRSGYGRSGAGEDYEGGDDYGRGEGGYNKSGGDGGYGDGYNKSGGDDYGRSGGDGYTGRRGGTDDYEGGYNKSGTDDYGRSGAGGYNKSGSDDYNSGGGGYNRSSGDDEYNKKSGDDEYNKKSGDDEYGSSRDDSETYRKEEKEHKHKEHLGEMGALAAGAFALYEKHQAKKDPEHAHRHKIEEGVAAAAALGSGGYAFHEHHGKKEAKEAAEDAEEEEEDGRGEGKKKHHFFG; this is encoded by the exons ATGGCTGACGAGTACGGCCGCAGCGGCTACGGCAggtccggcgccggcgaagaCTACGAGGGCGGCGACGACTACGGCCGCGGCGAAGGCGGCTACAACAAgtcgggcggcgacggcggctacGGCGACGGGTACAACAAGTCCGGCGGCGACGACTacggccgcagcggcggcgacgggtacaccggccgccgcggcggcacggACGACTACGAGGGCGGCTACAACAAGTCCGGCACCGACGACTACGgccgcagcggcgccggcgggtacAACAAGTCGGGCTCCGACGACTacaacagcggcggcggcgggtacaACAGGTCCTCCGGCGACGACGAGTACAACAAAAAGTCCGGCGACGACGAGTACAACAAAAAGTCCGGCGACGATGAGTACGGCTCCTCCCGGGACGACTCGGAGACGTacaggaaggaggagaaggagcacAAGCACAAGGAGCACCTCGGCGAGAtgggcgccctcgccgccggcgccttcgCCTTG TACGAGAAGCACCAGGCGAAGAAGGACCCGGAGCACGCGCACCGGCACAAGATCGAggagggcgtggcggcggcggcggcgctgggcagCGGCGGGTACGCGTTCCACGAGCACCACGGCAAAAAGGAGGCCAAGGAGGCCGCGGaggacgccgaggaggaggaggaggacggccgcggcgaggggaagaagaagcacCACTTCTTCGGCTAG
- the LOC117864703 gene encoding uncharacterized protein translates to MADEYDRSSYRSTSVDEGGYSKSSTNDYGNAGGYNKSSTDDYGSGGGGYKSSTDDYSSGGGYNKSSTDDYRNDGGYKSNDLSSDYNKSGTDDYSGSGGYSKSTTSDEYKKPSSDDYDGGYKNSSTDGYGGSGYNKSSTDDYGSGKNTSNTDDYGSGGYNKSSTDNYDGGYNKSSGDDYGRSSKSGTDDYSGGYNKSGSDE, encoded by the coding sequence ATGGCTGATGAGTATGATCGCAGCAGCTACAGAAGCACCAGTGTTGACGAAGGTGGCTACAGCAAGTCCAGCACCAACGACTACGGTAACGCTGGTGGCTACAACAAGTCCAGCACCGATGACTACGGTAGCGGGGGTGGCGGCTACAAGTCCAGCACGGACGACTACAGTAGCGGGGGTGGCTACAACAAGTCCAGCACCGACGACTACAGAAACGATGGTGGCTACAAGTCCAATGACCTAAGCAGCGACTACAACAAATCTGGCACCGATGACTACAGTGGCAGTGGTGGATACAGCAAGTCCACCACCAGCGACGAATACAAGAAGCCAAGCTCTGACGACTATGATGGTGGCTACAAGAACTCCAGCACTGATGGCTACGGCGGCAGCGGCTACAACAAGTCGAGCACCGACGACTATGGCAGCGGTAAGAACACCTCCAACACTGACGACTATGGCAGCGGTGGCTACAACAAGTCTAGCACGGACAACTATGACGGAGGCTACAACAAGTCCAGCGGCGATGACTATGGCCGCAGCAGCAAGTCAGGAACCGATGACTACAGCGGAGGCTACAACAAGTCCGGCTCCGATGAGTAG
- the LOC117864980 gene encoding protein SET DOMAIN GROUP 41 isoform X1, producing MAMEMRARESVNMSEDLTGAIAPYAIALHDVFLHSHCSSCFSELPPQSPCVMSCTTCCSVRYCCSECLSSDSLVHYSSGECCFFVEHLKRASPNYVTEGTSDLRAALRLLYALEMHGLVSSDQINRFSRIGGLSASGIEEALEEGEQIAERILEGSLLMSSARKSRAETYVSFSDGLKVERMALWAVITNSVEVQLSEGMAMGISVYGPSFSWFNHSCFPNASYRFVLAPKNEDCISHKSKSWAVPASKGVAADVWHTWQYEEANSTKALCKYGPRVVVRCTKPIIKGDEVCITYIDLLQTKEARHSDLWLKYKFICSCNRCIASPEPYVDLILNCDARDLNKPEDAVAAPTVEDLDDDLQQAISEYSLGDDAKACCDMIESMLSENLMRDLQKGELRGRKHILHPLHHLCFTAYMTLASAYRFRALSLKTGSLHGEKSDDLIRMAKAAAAYSLVLAGATNHLFLSECSFMMPLSHFLIGAGQSLFFLVQSMKGEMRQYLSAAKFTFPSCPESSAKHDLVKYNEFRSTCEGFGKQMLSLSFHCWSFLVQGLPCLEKIKNPIDFSWLGTSIHQPLLPEENYANLSAHDPTSFTKEQKECIFSLAICCVTYCKYLTSICYGPQHYLADLAKDILEGITIFPSELEKYVNK from the exons ATGGCAATGGAGATGAGGGCTCGGGAATCTGTAAACATGTCGGAGGACCTAACTGGGGCAATCGCACCATACGCCATCGCCCTACATGACGTGTTCCTCCACTCCCATTGCTCATCATGCTTCAGCGAATTACCGCCACAATCTCCCTGTGTCATGTCTTGCACTACATGCTGCTCTGTTCGATACTGCTGCTCAGAGTGCTTAAGCTCAGATTCACTGGTGCATTATTCTTCTGGTGAATGTTGCTTCTTTGTGGAGCACCTCAAGAGAGCCTCCCCTAACTATGTTACTGAAGGAACAAGTGATTTGCGTGCTGCACTCCGCCTTCTTTATGCGCTTGAGATGCACGGTCTTGTTTCATCTGATCAAATCAACCGCTTCAGTAGAATTGGTGGACTTTCAGCAAGTGGAATTGAAGAAGCTCTGGAGGAAGGGGAACAGATTGCTGAGAGGATATTGGAGGGGAGCTTATTGATGTCATCTGCTAGAAAATCAAGGGCAGAGACTTATGTTAGCTTCTCCGATGGGCTTAAAGTTGAGAGGATGGCATTATGGGCAGTGATTACAAATAGTGTTGAGGTACAGCTTAGTGAAGGGATGGCAATGGGAATTTCTGTGTATGGCCCAAGTTTCTCATGGTTCAACCATAGCTGCTTTCCCAATGCTTCGTACCGGTTTGTATTGGCTCCAAAGAATGAAGACTGTATTTCACACAAATCAAAATCATGGGCAGTCCCTGCTAGCAAAGGAGTTGCAGCTGATGTG TGGCATACTTGGCAGTATGAGGAAGCAAATTCTACCAAAG CACTCTGCAAATATGGTCCCAGAGTTGTTGTTCGTTGCACAAAACCAATTATCAAGGGAGATGAAGTTTGCATAACATACATTGATCTTCTCCAGACCAAG GAAGCAAGGCATTCGGATCTGTGGTTAAAGTATAAATTCATTTGTTCTTGCAATCGTTGTATAGCATCACCAGAACCTTATGTGGATCTTATTTTGAAT TGTGATGCTAGGGACTTAAATAAACCAGAGGATGCTGTTGCAGCTCCAACAGTTGAGGATTTGGATGATGACTTGCAACAAGCAATATCTGAATACTCATTGGGTGATGATGCCAAAGCTTGTTGTGATATGATTGAAAGCATGCTTTCTGAAAACTTAATGAGAGATTTGCAGAAAGGGGAACTTCGAGGGAGAAAACATATACTGCACCCTCTTCACCATCTCTGTTTCACTGCTTACATGACACTTGCCTCTGCTTACCGGTTTCGTGCCCTAAGTTTAAAAACAGGCAGTTTGCATGGAGAAAAAAGTGATGATCTTATTAGAATGGCCAAAGCTGCAGCAGCTTATTCATTAGTACTTGCTGGAGCTACGAACCATCTGTTCTTATCTGAATGTTCCTTTATGATGCCACTGTCGCATTTTTTAATAGGTGCTGGGCAGTCATTGTTTTTTCTTGTTCAATCTATGAAGGGAGAGATGAGGCAGTATTTATCTGCGGCTAAGTTCACCTTTCCTTCATGTCCAGAAAGTTCTGCAAAACATGATTTAGTGAAGTATAATGAGTTCAGATCAACTTGTGAAGGGTTTGGCAAACAAATGCTATCTTTGTCGTTTCATTGCTGGTCATTTCTAGTCCAAGGTTTACCCTGCCTGGAAAAGATCAAGAATCCTATAGATTTCAGTTGGCTTGGAACATCAATACACCAGCCTCTCCTTCCGGAGGAAAATTATGCCAATCTTTCTGCACATGATCCTACATCTTTCACAAAGGAACAGAAAGAGTGCATTTTTAGTTTGGCTATTTGTTGTGTCACCTATTGCAAATATCTCACTAGTATATGCTATGGCCCGCAACATTATCTGGCAGACCTTGCTAAAGATATACTTGAAG GGATCACCATTTTTCCAAGCGAACTGGAGAAATATGTAAACAAATGA
- the LOC117864980 gene encoding protein SET DOMAIN GROUP 41 isoform X2, whose translation MAMEMRARESVNMSEDLTGAIAPYAIALHDVFLHSHCSSCFSELPPQSPCVMSCTTCCSVRYCCSECLSSDSLVHYSSGECCFFVEHLKRASPNYVTEGTSDLRAALRLLYALEMHGLVSSDQINRFSRIGGLSASGIEEALEEGEQIAERILEGSLLMSSARKSRAETYVSFSDGLKVERMALWAVITNSVEVQLSEGMAMGISVYGPSFSWFNHSCFPNASYRFVLAPKNEDCISHKSKSWAVPASKGVAADVWHTWQYEEANSTKALCKYGPRVVVRCTKPIIKGDEVCITYIDLLQTKCDARDLNKPEDAVAAPTVEDLDDDLQQAISEYSLGDDAKACCDMIESMLSENLMRDLQKGELRGRKHILHPLHHLCFTAYMTLASAYRFRALSLKTGSLHGEKSDDLIRMAKAAAAYSLVLAGATNHLFLSECSFMMPLSHFLIGAGQSLFFLVQSMKGEMRQYLSAAKFTFPSCPESSAKHDLVKYNEFRSTCEGFGKQMLSLSFHCWSFLVQGLPCLEKIKNPIDFSWLGTSIHQPLLPEENYANLSAHDPTSFTKEQKECIFSLAICCVTYCKYLTSICYGPQHYLADLAKDILEGITIFPSELEKYVNK comes from the exons ATGGCAATGGAGATGAGGGCTCGGGAATCTGTAAACATGTCGGAGGACCTAACTGGGGCAATCGCACCATACGCCATCGCCCTACATGACGTGTTCCTCCACTCCCATTGCTCATCATGCTTCAGCGAATTACCGCCACAATCTCCCTGTGTCATGTCTTGCACTACATGCTGCTCTGTTCGATACTGCTGCTCAGAGTGCTTAAGCTCAGATTCACTGGTGCATTATTCTTCTGGTGAATGTTGCTTCTTTGTGGAGCACCTCAAGAGAGCCTCCCCTAACTATGTTACTGAAGGAACAAGTGATTTGCGTGCTGCACTCCGCCTTCTTTATGCGCTTGAGATGCACGGTCTTGTTTCATCTGATCAAATCAACCGCTTCAGTAGAATTGGTGGACTTTCAGCAAGTGGAATTGAAGAAGCTCTGGAGGAAGGGGAACAGATTGCTGAGAGGATATTGGAGGGGAGCTTATTGATGTCATCTGCTAGAAAATCAAGGGCAGAGACTTATGTTAGCTTCTCCGATGGGCTTAAAGTTGAGAGGATGGCATTATGGGCAGTGATTACAAATAGTGTTGAGGTACAGCTTAGTGAAGGGATGGCAATGGGAATTTCTGTGTATGGCCCAAGTTTCTCATGGTTCAACCATAGCTGCTTTCCCAATGCTTCGTACCGGTTTGTATTGGCTCCAAAGAATGAAGACTGTATTTCACACAAATCAAAATCATGGGCAGTCCCTGCTAGCAAAGGAGTTGCAGCTGATGTG TGGCATACTTGGCAGTATGAGGAAGCAAATTCTACCAAAG CACTCTGCAAATATGGTCCCAGAGTTGTTGTTCGTTGCACAAAACCAATTATCAAGGGAGATGAAGTTTGCATAACATACATTGATCTTCTCCAGACCAAG TGTGATGCTAGGGACTTAAATAAACCAGAGGATGCTGTTGCAGCTCCAACAGTTGAGGATTTGGATGATGACTTGCAACAAGCAATATCTGAATACTCATTGGGTGATGATGCCAAAGCTTGTTGTGATATGATTGAAAGCATGCTTTCTGAAAACTTAATGAGAGATTTGCAGAAAGGGGAACTTCGAGGGAGAAAACATATACTGCACCCTCTTCACCATCTCTGTTTCACTGCTTACATGACACTTGCCTCTGCTTACCGGTTTCGTGCCCTAAGTTTAAAAACAGGCAGTTTGCATGGAGAAAAAAGTGATGATCTTATTAGAATGGCCAAAGCTGCAGCAGCTTATTCATTAGTACTTGCTGGAGCTACGAACCATCTGTTCTTATCTGAATGTTCCTTTATGATGCCACTGTCGCATTTTTTAATAGGTGCTGGGCAGTCATTGTTTTTTCTTGTTCAATCTATGAAGGGAGAGATGAGGCAGTATTTATCTGCGGCTAAGTTCACCTTTCCTTCATGTCCAGAAAGTTCTGCAAAACATGATTTAGTGAAGTATAATGAGTTCAGATCAACTTGTGAAGGGTTTGGCAAACAAATGCTATCTTTGTCGTTTCATTGCTGGTCATTTCTAGTCCAAGGTTTACCCTGCCTGGAAAAGATCAAGAATCCTATAGATTTCAGTTGGCTTGGAACATCAATACACCAGCCTCTCCTTCCGGAGGAAAATTATGCCAATCTTTCTGCACATGATCCTACATCTTTCACAAAGGAACAGAAAGAGTGCATTTTTAGTTTGGCTATTTGTTGTGTCACCTATTGCAAATATCTCACTAGTATATGCTATGGCCCGCAACATTATCTGGCAGACCTTGCTAAAGATATACTTGAAG GGATCACCATTTTTCCAAGCGAACTGGAGAAATATGTAAACAAATGA